In a single window of the Salvia miltiorrhiza chloroplast, complete genome genome:
- the petN gene encoding cytochrome b6/f complex subunit VIII, translated as MDIVSLAWAALMVVFTFSLSLVVWGRSGL; from the coding sequence ATGGATATAGTAAGTCTCGCTTGGGCTGCTTTAATGGTAGTCTTTACATTTTCCCTTTCACTCGTAGTGTGGGGAAGAAGTGGGCTTTAG
- the psbM gene encoding photosystem II M protein, with the protein MEVNILAFIATALFILVPTAFLLIIYVKTVSQND; encoded by the coding sequence ATGGAAGTAAATATTCTTGCATTTATTGCTACTGCACTATTCATTCTAGTTCCTACCGCCTTTCTACTTATCATTTACGTAAAAACAGTCAGTCAAAATGATTAA
- the psbD gene encoding photosystem II protein D2 produces MTIALGKFTKDENDLFDIMDDWLRRDRFVFVGWSGLLLFPCAYFAVGGWFTGTTFVTSWYTHGLASSYLEGCNFLTAAVSTPANSLAHSLLLLWGPEAQGDFTRWCQLGGLWTFVALHGAFGLIGFMLRQFELARSVQLRPYNAIAFSGPIAVFVSVFLIYPLGQSGWFFAPSFGVAAIFRFILFFQGFHNWTLNPFHMMGVAGVLGAALLCAIHGATVENTLFEDGDGANTFRAFNPTQAEETYSMVTANRFWSQIFGVAFSNKRWLHFFMLFVPVTGLWMSALGVVGLALNLRAYDFVSQEIRAAEDPEFETFYTKNILLNEGIRAWMAAQDQPHENLIFPEEVLPRGNAL; encoded by the coding sequence ATGACTATAGCCCTTGGTAAATTTACCAAAGACGAAAATGATTTATTTGATATTATGGATGACTGGTTACGTAGGGACCGTTTCGTTTTTGTAGGCTGGTCCGGCCTATTGCTCTTTCCTTGTGCCTATTTTGCTGTAGGGGGTTGGTTCACAGGTACAACCTTTGTAACTTCATGGTATACCCATGGATTGGCGAGTTCCTATTTGGAAGGCTGTAATTTCTTAACAGCCGCAGTTTCTACTCCTGCTAATAGTTTAGCGCATTCTTTATTGTTACTCTGGGGTCCTGAAGCACAAGGAGATTTTACTCGTTGGTGTCAATTAGGCGGTCTGTGGACTTTTGTTGCTCTGCATGGCGCTTTCGGACTAATAGGTTTCATGTTACGTCAATTTGAGCTTGCTCGATCTGTTCAATTGCGACCTTATAATGCAATCGCATTCTCTGGTCCAATTGCTGTTTTTGTTTCTGTATTCCTGATTTATCCACTAGGGCAGTCTGGTTGGTTCTTTGCACCTAGTTTTGGTGTAGCAGCTATATTTCGATTCATCCTCTTTTTTCAAGGATTTCATAATTGGACGCTGAATCCATTTCATATGATGGGAGTTGCCGGTGTATTGGGGGCTGCTTTGCTATGCGCTATTCATGGTGCTACCGTAGAAAATACTTTATTTGAAGATGGTGATGGTGCAAATACATTCCGTGCTTTTAACCCAACTCAAGCCGAAGAAACTTATTCCATGGTCACCGCTAACCGCTTTTGGTCCCAAATCTTTGGGGTTGCTTTTTCCAATAAACGTTGGTTACATTTCTTTATGTTATTTGTACCAGTAACCGGTTTATGGATGAGTGCTCTTGGAGTAGTCGGTTTGGCCCTGAACCTACGTGCCTATGACTTCGTTTCTCAAGAAATTCGTGCAGCGGAAGATCCGGAATTTGAGACTTTCTACACCAAAAATATTCTATTAAACGAAGGTATTCGTGCTTGGATGGCGGCTCAAGATCAGCCTCATGAAAATCTTATATTCCCTGAGGAGGTTCTACCACGTGGAAACGCTCTTTAA
- the psbC gene encoding photosystem II 44 kDa protein produces MKILYSLRRFYHVETLFNGTLSVAGRDQETTGFAWWAGNARLINLSGKLLGAHVAHAGLIVFWAGAMNLFEVAHFVPEKPMYEQGLILLPHLATLGWGVGPGGEVIDTFPYFVSGVLHLISSAVLGFGGIYHALLGPETLEESFPFFGYVWKDRNKMTTILGIHLILLGLGAFLLVFKALYFGGVYDTWAPGGGDVRKITNLTLSPSIIFGYLLKSPFGGEGWIVSVDDLEDIIGGHVWLGSICILGGIWHILTKPFAWARRALVWSGEAYLSYSLAALSVFGFIACCFVWFNNTAYPSEFYGPTGPEASQAQAFTFLVRDQRLGANVGSAQGPTGLGKYLMRSPTGEVIFGGETMRFWDLRAPWLEPLRGPNGLDLSRLKKDIQPWQERRSAEYMTHAPLGSLNSVGGVATEINAVNYVSPRSWLATSHFVLGFFLFVGHLWHAGRARAAAAGFEKGIDRDFEPVLSMTPLN; encoded by the coding sequence ATGAAAATCTTATATTCCCTGAGGAGGTTCTACCACGTGGAAACGCTCTTTAATGGAACTTTATCTGTAGCTGGTCGTGACCAAGAAACCACCGGTTTTGCTTGGTGGGCCGGAAATGCCCGACTTATTAATTTATCCGGTAAACTACTAGGAGCTCATGTAGCCCATGCCGGATTAATCGTATTCTGGGCGGGGGCAATGAACCTATTTGAAGTGGCTCATTTCGTACCAGAGAAACCTATGTATGAACAAGGATTAATTTTACTTCCCCATCTAGCTACTCTAGGTTGGGGGGTAGGACCCGGGGGAGAAGTTATAGATACCTTTCCATACTTTGTATCTGGAGTACTTCATTTAATTTCCTCTGCAGTATTGGGCTTTGGCGGTATTTATCATGCACTTCTGGGACCCGAGACACTGGAAGAATCTTTTCCATTCTTCGGTTATGTATGGAAAGATAGAAATAAAATGACCACAATTTTAGGTATTCACTTAATCTTGTTGGGTCTGGGTGCTTTTCTTCTAGTCTTCAAAGCTCTTTATTTTGGGGGCGTATATGATACTTGGGCTCCGGGAGGGGGAGATGTAAGAAAAATTACCAACTTGACCCTTAGCCCAAGTATCATATTTGGTTATTTACTAAAATCCCCCTTTGGGGGGGAAGGATGGATTGTTAGTGTGGACGATTTAGAAGATATAATCGGAGGACATGTATGGTTAGGTTCCATTTGTATACTTGGTGGAATCTGGCATATCTTAACTAAACCCTTTGCGTGGGCTCGACGCGCCCTTGTATGGTCTGGAGAGGCTTACTTATCTTATAGTTTAGCGGCTTTATCCGTCTTTGGTTTCATTGCTTGTTGTTTTGTCTGGTTCAATAATACTGCTTATCCTAGCGAGTTTTACGGACCTACTGGACCAGAAGCTTCTCAGGCTCAAGCATTTACTTTTCTAGTTAGAGACCAACGTCTTGGGGCTAATGTAGGATCGGCTCAAGGACCTACTGGCTTAGGTAAATATCTAATGCGTTCCCCGACCGGAGAAGTCATTTTTGGAGGAGAAACTATGCGTTTTTGGGATCTGCGTGCTCCTTGGTTAGAACCTCTAAGAGGTCCAAATGGATTGGACTTGAGTAGGTTGAAAAAAGACATACAACCTTGGCAAGAACGACGTTCCGCAGAATATATGACTCATGCTCCTTTAGGCTCTTTAAATTCTGTGGGTGGTGTAGCTACTGAGATTAATGCAGTCAATTATGTCTCCCCTAGAAGTTGGTTAGCTACCTCTCATTTTGTTCTAGGATTCTTCCTTTTTGTGGGTCATTTATGGCACGCGGGAAGGGCTCGTGCAGCTGCAGCAGGATTTGAAAAAGGAATTGATCGTGATTTTGAACCTGTTCTTTCCATGACCCCTCTTAATTGA
- the psbZ gene encoding photosystem II protein z, whose protein sequence is MTLVFQLAVFALIATSSILLISVPVVFASPDGWSSNKNVVFSGTSLWIGLVFLVGILNSLIS, encoded by the coding sequence ATGACTCTTGTTTTCCAATTGGCTGTTTTTGCATTAATTGCTACTTCATCAATCTTATTGATTAGCGTACCTGTCGTATTTGCTTCTCCCGATGGTTGGTCAAGTAACAAAAATGTTGTATTTTCCGGTACATCATTATGGATTGGGTTAGTCTTTCTGGTGGGTATCCTTAATTCTCTCATCTCTTGA
- the rps14 gene encoding ribosomal protein S14: MARKSLIQREKKRQKLEHKYHLIRRSSKKEISQVPSLSDKWEIYGKLQSPPRNSAPTRLHLRCFSTGRPRANYRDFGLSGHILREMVHACLVPGATRSSW; encoded by the coding sequence ATGGCAAGGAAAAGTTTGATTCAGAGGGAGAAGAAGAGGCAAAAATTGGAACATAAATATCATTTGATTCGTCGATCCTCAAAAAAAGAAATAAGTCAAGTTCCGTCATTAAGTGACAAATGGGAAATTTATGGAAAGTTACAATCCCCACCACGTAATAGTGCACCTACACGCCTGCATCTCCGTTGTTTTTCGACCGGAAGGCCGAGAGCTAACTATCGAGACTTTGGACTATCCGGACACATACTTCGTGAAATGGTTCATGCATGTTTGGTGCCAGGAGCAACAAGATCGAGTTGGTAA
- the psaB gene encoding photosystem I P700 apoprotein A2, with the protein MALRFPRFSQGLAQDPTTRRIWFGIATAHDFESHDDITEERLYQNIFASHFGQLAIIFLWTSGNLFHVAWQGNFESWVQDPLHVRPIAHAIWDPHFGQPAVEAFTRGGAFGPVNIAYSGVYQWWYTIGLRTNEDLYTGALFLLFLSAISLIAGWLHLQPKWKPSVSWFKNAESRLNHHLSGLFGVSSLAWTGHLVHVAIPGSRGEYVRWNNFLDVLPHPQGLGPLFTGQWNLYAQNPDSSSHLFGTSQGAGTAILTLLGGFHPQTQSLWLTDMAHHHLAIAFLFLVAGHMYRTNFGIGHSIKDLLDAHIPPGGRLGRGHKGLYDTINNSLHFQLGLALASLGVITSLVAQHMYSLPAYAFIAQDFTTQAALYTHHQYIAGFIMTGAFAHGAIFFIRDYNPEQNEDNVLARMLDHKEAIISHLSWASLFLGFHTLGLYVHNDVMLAFGTPEKQILIEPIFAQWIQSAHGKTSYGFDVLLSSTSGPAFNAGRSIWLPGWLNAINENTNSLFLTIGPGDFLVHHAIALGLHTTTLILVKGALDARGSKLMPDKKDFGYSFPCDGPGRGGTCDISAWDAFYLAVFWMLNTIGWVTFYWHWKHITLWQGNVSQFNESSTYLMGWLRDYLWLNSSQLINGYNPFGMNSLSVWAWMFLFGHLVWATGFMFLISWRGYWQELIETLAWAHERTPLANLIRWRDKPVALSIVQARLVGLAHFSVGYIFTYAAFLIASTSGKFG; encoded by the coding sequence ATGGCATTAAGATTTCCAAGGTTTAGCCAAGGGTTAGCTCAGGACCCCACTACTCGTCGTATTTGGTTTGGTATTGCTACCGCACATGACTTCGAAAGTCATGATGATATTACTGAGGAACGTCTTTATCAGAATATTTTTGCTTCCCACTTTGGTCAATTAGCAATAATTTTTCTGTGGACTTCCGGAAATCTGTTTCATGTAGCTTGGCAAGGAAATTTTGAATCATGGGTACAAGACCCTTTACACGTAAGACCTATTGCTCATGCAATTTGGGATCCTCATTTTGGTCAACCGGCCGTGGAGGCTTTTACTAGAGGGGGTGCTTTTGGCCCAGTGAATATCGCGTATTCGGGTGTTTATCAGTGGTGGTATACAATCGGTTTACGTACTAATGAAGATCTTTATACCGGAGCTCTTTTTCTATTATTTCTTTCTGCCATATCCTTAATAGCAGGTTGGCTGCACTTACAACCGAAATGGAAACCGAGCGTTTCGTGGTTCAAAAATGCCGAATCTCGTCTGAATCATCATTTGTCAGGACTCTTCGGCGTAAGTTCCTTGGCTTGGACAGGACATTTAGTACATGTCGCTATTCCTGGATCCAGAGGGGAGTACGTTCGATGGAATAATTTCTTAGATGTATTACCGCATCCCCAGGGGTTAGGCCCACTTTTTACAGGTCAGTGGAATCTTTATGCTCAAAACCCTGATTCGAGTAGTCATTTATTTGGGACCTCCCAAGGAGCAGGAACTGCCATTCTAACCCTTCTTGGAGGATTCCATCCACAAACACAAAGTTTGTGGTTGACTGATATGGCTCATCATCATTTAGCTATTGCATTTCTTTTTCTTGTTGCTGGTCATATGTATAGAACTAATTTCGGGATTGGACACAGTATCAAGGATCTTTTAGATGCACATATTCCTCCAGGAGGGCGATTGGGGCGTGGGCATAAGGGTCTTTATGATACAATCAACAATTCGCTTCATTTTCAATTAGGTCTTGCTCTAGCTTCTTTAGGGGTTATTACCTCCTTGGTAGCGCAACACATGTACTCTTTACCTGCTTATGCATTCATAGCACAAGACTTTACTACTCAAGCTGCATTATATACCCATCACCAATATATCGCAGGATTCATCATGACAGGGGCTTTTGCTCATGGAGCTATCTTTTTCATTAGAGATTACAACCCGGAGCAAAACGAAGATAATGTATTGGCAAGAATGTTAGACCATAAGGAAGCTATCATATCTCATTTAAGTTGGGCCAGCCTCTTTTTGGGATTCCATACCTTGGGACTTTATGTTCATAATGATGTCATGCTTGCTTTTGGTACTCCGGAAAAGCAAATTTTGATCGAACCCATATTTGCTCAATGGATACAATCGGCTCATGGGAAAACTTCATATGGGTTCGATGTACTTTTATCTTCAACGAGCGGCCCGGCATTCAATGCGGGTCGAAGCATCTGGTTGCCCGGTTGGTTAAATGCTATTAATGAGAATACTAATTCATTATTCTTAACAATAGGGCCCGGAGACTTTTTGGTCCATCATGCTATTGCTCTTGGTTTACATACAACTACATTGATCTTGGTAAAAGGTGCTTTAGATGCACGGGGTTCCAAGTTAATGCCAGATAAAAAGGATTTCGGTTATAGTTTTCCATGCGATGGCCCTGGGCGAGGGGGTACTTGTGATATTTCGGCATGGGACGCATTTTATTTAGCCGTTTTTTGGATGTTAAATACTATTGGATGGGTTACTTTTTATTGGCATTGGAAGCATATCACATTATGGCAAGGTAACGTTTCACAGTTTAATGAATCTTCCACTTATTTGATGGGCTGGCTAAGAGATTATTTATGGTTAAACTCTTCACAACTTATCAATGGATATAATCCTTTTGGTATGAATAGTTTATCGGTCTGGGCATGGATGTTCTTATTTGGACATCTTGTTTGGGCTACTGGATTTATGTTCTTAATCTCCTGGCGGGGATATTGGCAAGAATTGATTGAAACTTTAGCATGGGCTCATGAACGCACACCTTTGGCGAATTTGATTCGATGGAGAGATAAACCCGTGGCCCTTTCTATTGTGCAAGCAAGATTGGTTGGATTAGCCCATTTTTCTGTAGGTTATATATTCACTTATGCAGCTTTCTTGATTGCCTCTACGTCGGGAAAATTTGGCTAA
- the psaA gene encoding photosystem I P700 apoprotein A1: protein MIIRSPEPEVKILVDKDPVKTSFEQWAKPGHFSRTIAKGPDTTTWIWNLHADAHDFDSHTSDLEEISRKVFSAHFGQLSIIFLWLSGMYFHGARFSNYEAWLSDPTHIGPSAQVVWPIVGQEILNGDVGGGFRGIQITSGFFQIWRASGITSELQLYCTAIGALVFAALMLFAGWFHYHKAAPKLAWFQDVESMLNHHLAGLLGLGSLSWAGHQVHVSLPINQFLNAGVDPKEIPLPHEFILDRDLLAQLYPSFAEGATPFFTLNWSKYADFLTFRGGLDPVTGGLWLTDIAHHHLAIAILFLIAGHMYRTNWGIGHGLKDILEAHKGPFTGQGHKGLYEILTTSWHAQLSLNLAMLGSLTIVVAHHMYSMPPYPYLATDYGTQLSLFTHHMWIGGFLIVGAAAHAAIFMVRDYDPTTRYNDLLDRVLRHRDAIISHLNWACIFLGFHSFGLYIHNDTMSALGRPQDMFSDTAIQLQPVFAQWIQNTHALAPGATAPGATASTSLTWGGGDLVAVGGKVALLPIPLGTADFLVHHIHAFTIHVTVLILLKGVLFARSSRLIPDKANLGFRFPCDGPGRGGTCQVSAWDHVFLGLFWMYNSISVVIFHFSWKMQSDVWGSISDQGVVTHITGGNFAQSSITINGWLRDFLWAQASQVIQSYGSSLSAYGLFFLGAHFVWAFSLMFLFSGRGYWQELIESIVWAHNKLKVAPATQPRALSIVQGRAVGVTHYLLGGIATTWAFFLARIIAVG from the coding sequence ATGATTATTCGTTCGCCGGAACCAGAAGTAAAAATTTTGGTGGATAAGGATCCCGTAAAAACTTCTTTCGAGCAATGGGCCAAACCGGGTCATTTTTCAAGAACAATAGCTAAAGGACCTGATACTACCACTTGGATCTGGAACCTACATGCTGATGCTCACGATTTCGATAGCCATACCAGTGATTTGGAGGAGATCTCTCGAAAAGTATTTAGTGCCCATTTCGGCCAACTCTCCATCATCTTTCTTTGGCTGAGCGGCATGTATTTCCACGGTGCTCGTTTTTCCAATTATGAAGCGTGGCTAAGTGATCCAACCCACATTGGGCCAAGTGCTCAGGTGGTTTGGCCAATAGTGGGCCAAGAAATATTGAATGGTGATGTGGGCGGGGGTTTCCGAGGAATACAAATAACCTCTGGTTTTTTTCAGATTTGGCGAGCATCTGGAATAACTAGTGAATTACAACTCTATTGTACCGCAATCGGTGCATTGGTCTTTGCAGCGTTAATGCTTTTTGCTGGTTGGTTTCATTATCATAAAGCGGCCCCAAAATTGGCTTGGTTTCAAGATGTAGAATCTATGTTGAATCACCATTTAGCGGGGCTACTGGGACTTGGGTCTCTTTCTTGGGCGGGGCATCAAGTACATGTATCTTTACCGATTAACCAATTTCTAAACGCTGGAGTAGATCCTAAAGAGATACCGCTCCCTCATGAATTTATCTTGGATCGCGATCTTTTGGCTCAACTTTATCCAAGTTTTGCCGAGGGAGCAACCCCATTTTTCACCTTGAATTGGTCAAAATATGCGGACTTTCTTACTTTTCGTGGAGGATTAGATCCAGTAACTGGAGGTCTATGGTTGACCGATATTGCACATCATCATTTAGCGATTGCTATTCTGTTCCTGATAGCGGGTCACATGTATAGAACCAACTGGGGCATTGGTCATGGGCTAAAAGACATTTTAGAAGCTCATAAAGGTCCATTTACAGGCCAGGGCCATAAAGGACTATATGAGATCCTAACAACATCATGGCATGCTCAATTATCTCTTAACTTAGCCATGTTAGGCTCTTTAACCATTGTTGTAGCTCACCATATGTATTCCATGCCCCCTTATCCATATCTAGCTACTGACTATGGTACACAACTGTCATTGTTCACACATCACATGTGGATTGGTGGATTTCTCATAGTCGGTGCTGCTGCGCATGCCGCCATTTTTATGGTAAGAGACTATGATCCAACTACTCGATACAACGATCTATTAGATCGTGTCCTTAGACATCGTGATGCAATAATATCACATCTCAACTGGGCATGTATTTTTCTGGGCTTTCACAGTTTTGGTTTGTATATTCATAATGATACGATGAGTGCCTTAGGGCGTCCTCAAGATATGTTTTCAGATACCGCTATACAATTACAACCCGTTTTTGCCCAATGGATACAAAATACTCATGCTTTAGCACCCGGTGCAACGGCTCCTGGTGCAACGGCAAGTACCAGTTTAACCTGGGGGGGTGGTGATTTAGTAGCAGTGGGTGGCAAAGTGGCTTTGTTACCTATTCCGTTAGGAACCGCGGATTTTTTGGTACATCATATCCATGCATTTACGATTCATGTCACGGTATTGATACTCCTGAAAGGTGTTCTATTTGCTCGCAGCTCCCGGTTGATACCAGATAAAGCAAATCTTGGTTTTCGTTTTCCTTGTGATGGGCCTGGAAGAGGGGGTACATGTCAAGTATCGGCTTGGGATCATGTCTTCTTAGGACTATTCTGGATGTACAATTCGATTTCGGTAGTAATATTCCATTTCAGCTGGAAAATGCAGTCAGATGTTTGGGGCAGTATAAGCGATCAAGGGGTAGTAACTCATATCACGGGAGGAAACTTCGCGCAGAGTTCTATTACTATTAATGGGTGGCTCCGGGATTTCTTATGGGCACAGGCATCCCAGGTAATTCAGTCTTATGGTTCTTCATTATCTGCATATGGCCTTTTTTTCCTAGGTGCTCATTTTGTATGGGCTTTTAGTTTAATGTTTCTATTCAGTGGACGTGGTTATTGGCAAGAACTTATTGAATCTATCGTTTGGGCTCATAATAAATTAAAAGTTGCTCCTGCTACTCAGCCGAGAGCCTTGAGCATTGTACAAGGACGTGCTGTAGGAGTAACCCATTACCTTCTGGGTGGAATTGCCACAACATGGGCGTTCTTCTTAGCAAGAATTATTGCAGTAGGATAA
- the ycf3 gene encoding photosystem I assembly protein Ycf3, which translates to MPRSRINGNFIDKTFSIVANILLQIIPTTSGEKEAFTYYRDGVMSAQSEGNYAEALQNYYEAMRLEIDPYDRSYILYNIGLIHTSNGEHTKALEYYFRALERNPFLPQAFNNMAVICHYRGEQAIHQGDSEIAEAWFDQAAEYWKQAIALTPGNYIEAHNWLKITGRFE; encoded by the exons ATGCCTAGATCACGGATAAATGGAAATTTTATTGATAAGACCTTTTCAATTGTAGCCAATATCTTATTGCAAATAATTCCGACAACTTCAGGAGAAAAGGAGGCATTTACCTATTACAGAGATGGTGTG ATGTCAGCTCAATCCGAAGGAAATTATGCAGAAGCTTTACAGAATTATTATGAAGCTATGCGACTAGAAATTGATCCCTATGATCGAAGTTATATACTCTATAATATAGGTCTTATCCATACAAGTAATGGAGAACATACGAAAGCTTTGGAATATTATTTTCGAGCACTAGAACGAAATCCATTCTTACCACAAGCTTTTAATAATATGGCCGTGATCTGTCATTAC CGGGGAGAACAGGCCATTCACCAGGGCGATTCTGAAATTGCGGAGGCTTGGTTTGATCAAGCTGCTGAGTATTGGAAACAGGCTATAGCACTTACTCCTGGTAATTATATTGAAGCACATAATTGGTTGAAGATCACAGGGCGTTTCGAATAA
- the rps4 gene encoding ribosomal protein S4 — protein sequence MSRYRGPRFKKIRRLGALPGLTNKRPKAGSDLRNQPRSGKKSQYRIRLEEKQKLRFHYGLTERQLLKYVHIAGKAKGSTGQVLLQLLEMRLDNILFRLGMASTIPAARQLVNHRHILVNERIVDIPSYRCKPRDIIMAKDEQKSKTLVQNSLNSSPQAEVPNHLTLHPVQYKGLVNQIIDSKWVGLKINELLVVEYYSRQT from the coding sequence ATGTCGCGTTACCGAGGACCTCGTTTCAAAAAAATACGTCGCCTGGGGGCTTTACCAGGACTAACTAATAAAAGGCCTAAAGCCGGGAGTGATCTTAGAAACCAACCACGTTCCGGGAAAAAATCTCAATATCGTATTCGCCTAGAAGAAAAACAAAAATTGCGTTTTCATTATGGTCTTACAGAACGACAATTACTTAAATACGTTCATATCGCCGGAAAAGCCAAGGGGTCAACAGGTCAAGTTTTACTACAATTACTTGAAATGCGTTTGGATAACATCCTTTTTCGATTGGGTATGGCTTCGACTATTCCCGCAGCCCGCCAATTAGTTAACCATAGACATATTTTAGTGAATGAGCGTATAGTAGATATACCAAGTTATCGCTGCAAACCTCGAGATATTATTATGGCGAAGGATGAACAAAAATCCAAAACTCTGGTTCAAAATTCTCTCAACTCTTCCCCTCAGGCGGAAGTGCCAAACCATTTGACTCTTCACCCAGTCCAATATAAAGGACTGGTCAATCAAATAATAGATAGTAAATGGGTCGGTTTAAAAATAAATGAATTGCTAGTCGTAGAGTATTATTCTCGTCAAACTTAA
- the ndhJ gene encoding NADH dehydrogenase subunit J: MQGRLSAWLVKHAIIHRSLGFDYQGIETLQIKPEDWHSIAVILYVYGYNYLRSQCAYDVAPGGLLASVYHLTRIEYGVDQPEEVCIKVFASRRNPRIPSVFWVWKSVDFQERESYDMLGISYDNHPRLKRILMPESWIGWPLRKDYISPNFYEIQDAH, from the coding sequence ATGCAGGGTCGTTTATCTGCTTGGCTAGTCAAGCACGCGATAATTCATAGATCTTTGGGCTTTGATTATCAAGGAATAGAGACTTTACAAATAAAGCCCGAGGATTGGCATTCTATTGCCGTCATTTTATACGTATATGGTTACAATTATCTACGCTCCCAATGTGCCTATGATGTAGCACCTGGTGGACTGTTAGCTAGTGTGTATCATCTTACCAGAATAGAGTATGGTGTGGATCAACCAGAAGAGGTATGCATAAAAGTATTTGCCTCGAGGAGGAATCCTAGAATTCCGTCCGTTTTCTGGGTTTGGAAAAGCGTGGATTTTCAAGAACGAGAATCCTATGATATGTTGGGAATCTCTTATGATAATCATCCGCGCTTGAAACGTATTTTAATGCCTGAAAGTTGGATAGGATGGCCCTTGCGTAAGGATTATATTTCCCCCAATTTTTATGAAATACAAGATGCTCATTGA
- the ndhK gene encoding NADH dehydrogenase subunit K, whose translation MNSIEFPLLNRTAEISVISTTLNDLSNWSRLSSLWPLLYGTSCCFIEFASLIGSRFDFDRYGLVPRSSPRQADLILTAGTVTMKMAPSLVRLYEQMPEPKYVIAMGACTITGGMFSTDSYSTVRGVDKLIPVDVYLPGCPPKPEAVIDAITKLRKKISREIYENRIGSQQANRCFTTNHKFHVGRNIHTGNYDQKFLYQPVPTSEIPTENFFKYKSSGSSQEFVN comes from the coding sequence ATGAATTCCATTGAGTTTCCTTTACTTAATCGAACAGCCGAAATTTCAGTTATTTCAACTACATTAAATGATCTTTCAAATTGGTCAAGACTCTCCAGTTTATGGCCGCTTCTCTATGGTACCAGTTGTTGTTTTATTGAATTTGCTTCACTAATAGGATCACGGTTTGACTTTGATCGTTATGGACTAGTACCAAGATCGAGTCCTAGACAAGCAGATCTAATTTTAACAGCTGGAACAGTAACAATGAAAATGGCCCCCTCCTTGGTGAGATTATATGAGCAAATGCCCGAACCGAAATATGTTATTGCTATGGGAGCCTGTACAATTACAGGGGGGATGTTCAGTACCGATTCTTATAGTACTGTTCGGGGAGTCGATAAACTAATTCCCGTGGATGTCTATTTGCCAGGTTGTCCCCCTAAACCGGAAGCAGTTATAGATGCTATAACAAAACTTCGTAAGAAAATATCTCGAGAAATCTATGAAAATAGAATTGGCTCTCAACAAGCAAATCGGTGTTTTACGACCAATCACAAGTTTCATGTTGGACGCAATATTCATACTGGAAATTATGATCAAAAATTCCTCTATCAACCGGTACCTACTTCAGAAATCCCTACTGAAAACTTTTTCAAATATAAAAGTTCAGGATCTTCTCAGGAATTTGTGAATTAG
- the ndhC gene encoding NADH dehydrogenase subunit 3, protein MFLLYEYDIFWAFLIISSLIPILAFLISGILAPIRKGPEKLSSYESGIEPMGNAWLQFRIRYYMFALVFVVFDVETVFLYPWAMSFDILGVSVFIEALIFVLILIVGLVYAWRKGALEWS, encoded by the coding sequence ATGTTTTTGCTTTACGAATATGATATTTTTTGGGCATTTCTAATAATCTCAAGTCTTATTCCTATTTTGGCATTTTTAATTTCTGGGATTTTAGCCCCGATTAGGAAAGGGCCGGAGAAACTTTCTAGTTATGAATCGGGTATAGAACCAATGGGCAACGCTTGGTTACAATTTAGAATCCGTTATTATATGTTTGCTCTAGTTTTTGTTGTTTTTGATGTTGAAACGGTTTTTCTTTATCCATGGGCAATGAGTTTCGATATATTGGGCGTATCTGTATTTATAGAAGCTTTAATTTTCGTGCTTATCTTAATTGTTGGTTTAGTTTATGCATGGCGAAAGGGGGCATTGGAATGGTCTTAG